A region from the Thermoplasmatales archaeon genome encodes:
- a CDS encoding NADH dehydrogenase subunit J, whose protein sequence is MNKKGAFAVTLIFIIAFLYEVVQISGAQYIFSPHSQVISQISTGLFDSYLLPFELISMILVGSIIGVLYIAGRSD, encoded by the coding sequence TTGAATAAAAAAGGTGCATTTGCGGTTACACTCATTTTCATCATTGCATTTCTGTATGAAGTCGTACAAATTTCTGGTGCACAGTACATATTCAGCCCACATTCACAGGTCATTTCCCAGATCAGCACTGGACTCTTCGACTCATATCTGCTGCCCTTTGAGCTGATTTCAATGATACTCGTGGGAAGCATAATCGGCGTTCTTTACATAGCGGGGAGGAGTGACTGA
- a CDS encoding NADH:ubiquinone oxidoreductase subunit K, whose product MDLFLVSSISMIIFAIGLYGIMTSNIGIKMLISIEILINAAMLNLVAVAIDFSSVDPLILALFVIAIAAAESVIGISLLTAIYRKYGKVSLSLLREIRW is encoded by the coding sequence ATGGATCTTTTTCTGGTTAGCTCAATTTCAATGATAATTTTCGCAATCGGCCTGTACGGAATAATGACTTCCAACATAGGAATAAAGATGCTCATATCAATAGAGATACTGATTAATGCAGCAATGCTGAACCTTGTGGCAGTTGCAATTGATTTTTCATCAGTTGATCCCCTCATTCTCGCCCTTTTTGTGATAGCCATAGCTGCTGCAGAGTCTGTAATAGGCATCAGCCTGCTGACGGCAATTTACAGGAAGTACGGAAAAGTTTCTCTATCTCTCCTCAGGGAGATTAGGTGGTAA
- a CDS encoding NADH:ubiquinone oxidoreductase subunit L, protein MYIFAWLIFILPLISFPLALFIGRYRRNLAGIIASTMIGLSLLFSVLTYFEVQKSGIIYESFHWFSNINFGIYVDNLTLIMLLMVSFVSLMIQLFSIYYMKDDPNRHVYFAETSLFTAGMLGLVESSNLVFFFLFWELVGLCSYLLIGFWFFKPNAASAAKKAFIVTRVGDLLFLIGMAVLYTSLSGSSLLSPGQSPLSIPTIINLISTNSAGFVHAIGSTNLGIITLLFLGGVAGKSSQFPLHVWIPDAMEGPATVSALIHAATMVTAGIYLVARVFPLYEVAPSYSLITVAVLGAFTALFAGILGIVMNDIKRILAYSTISQLGYMLAAIGLSGIIGSIGVSLGMYHLIVHAMFKALLFMSAGAIMIALMDLRNVKEMGGLWRKMPVTVSLMFIGAITLAALPPTAAFFSKDAIIAGAWEYFSLSNGSIVYLLPWIFLTIGAFLTAIYTFRMFFLVALGKPRSHLAEHAHDAPLIALIPLFFLAALSLILGVFQGGFYNFLYPVYKAIDPSSVLIYSAPGIIQYIPLILALFGILITYIIYGTERWKHMDVSKRWFYKAAKEKFYLDYLFTRLIAERTIIPISGSIADVEHSYNRGVEKFGTDSLGFGSFLRKMQTGLVENYFLVIVLGMTLVFIFLIIGGAL, encoded by the coding sequence ATGTACATATTTGCATGGCTAATATTCATTCTACCATTAATTTCGTTTCCTCTCGCACTTTTTATAGGCAGGTATAGGAGGAACCTGGCAGGCATCATCGCTTCTACAATGATAGGCCTGTCACTGCTATTTTCAGTGCTGACATATTTTGAGGTACAGAAAAGTGGCATAATATACGAGAGTTTCCACTGGTTCTCCAACATAAATTTTGGAATTTATGTTGATAATCTTACGCTGATCATGCTCCTCATGGTATCCTTCGTATCACTGATGATTCAACTGTTTTCCATATATTACATGAAGGATGATCCTAACAGGCATGTTTATTTTGCAGAAACCTCCCTTTTCACTGCCGGCATGCTTGGTCTTGTAGAATCCTCAAACCTGGTTTTCTTCTTCCTTTTCTGGGAACTGGTCGGATTGTGTTCCTATCTGCTTATTGGATTTTGGTTCTTCAAACCGAATGCCGCATCGGCGGCAAAGAAAGCCTTCATAGTAACCAGGGTCGGAGACCTTCTTTTCCTCATAGGGATGGCTGTACTTTACACGTCGCTTTCCGGTTCTTCGCTGCTTTCACCCGGCCAGAGCCCCCTGAGCATACCTACAATAATCAATTTAATTTCCACAAATTCCGCAGGTTTTGTACATGCAATTGGTTCAACGAACCTTGGGATCATAACCCTGTTGTTTCTGGGAGGAGTAGCCGGAAAGTCATCCCAGTTTCCTCTGCATGTCTGGATACCTGATGCTATGGAAGGGCCTGCAACAGTTTCAGCACTCATCCATGCTGCAACAATGGTGACAGCCGGAATATACCTTGTCGCACGTGTTTTCCCTCTTTATGAGGTTGCCCCGTCGTATTCCCTAATAACAGTAGCTGTGCTGGGAGCTTTTACCGCACTGTTCGCCGGAATTTTGGGAATAGTGATGAACGATATCAAGAGGATACTTGCGTATTCAACAATAAGCCAGCTAGGCTATATGCTGGCGGCAATAGGATTATCCGGGATAATTGGTTCAATTGGGGTATCCCTTGGCATGTACCACCTGATTGTGCACGCCATGTTCAAGGCGCTTCTTTTCATGTCGGCAGGGGCAATAATGATCGCCCTTATGGATCTTAGAAATGTAAAAGAAATGGGCGGACTCTGGCGCAAAATGCCGGTAACTGTTTCCCTTATGTTCATAGGTGCAATTACTCTTGCCGCATTACCTCCAACTGCTGCGTTTTTCTCGAAAGATGCCATAATTGCAGGTGCATGGGAATACTTTTCACTTTCCAACGGCAGTATCGTCTACCTGCTTCCATGGATATTCCTGACAATTGGTGCATTCCTGACGGCCATATACACTTTCAGGATGTTTTTCCTTGTTGCACTGGGAAAACCAAGATCACACCTTGCAGAGCATGCGCATGACGCACCTCTCATAGCGCTTATTCCGTTATTCTTTCTTGCTGCACTGTCCCTGATTCTTGGGGTGTTCCAGGGAGGGTTCTACAATTTCCTGTACCCGGTTTATAAGGCCATAGACCCCAGTAGTGTGCTTATCTACAGTGCGCCTGGAATAATACAGTATATTCCACTGATACTAGCTTTGTTCGGAATACTCATAACATACATAATCTATGGAACGGAAAGATGGAAACATATGGATGTGTCAAAAAGATGGTTTTACAAGGCTGCGAAGGAGAAGTTCTATCTTGATTACCTTTTCACCAGACTTATTGCAGAACGCACTATAATACCAATTTCCGGCTCAATAGCTGATGTTGAACACTCCTATAACCGTGGAGTGGAGAAATTTGGTACTGATTCCCTTGGATTCGGAAGCTTCCTAAGAAAGATGCAGACAGGCCTTGTTGAGAATTACTTCCTTGTAATCGTGCTTGGAATGACCCTGGTGTTTATATTTCTCATAATAGGGGGTGCCCTCTGA
- a CDS encoding NADH dehydrogenase subunit J, protein MIDTIITVIFGVLLIVFAVLAVNSKKIVHSAVWLMFFLFTIAASFIFLGASLVGAIELLVFVGAIVTLFVFTLMLTGGKEVE, encoded by the coding sequence ATGATCGACACCATCATTACAGTAATTTTCGGCGTATTATTGATTGTCTTTGCGGTGCTGGCAGTCAACTCCAAGAAAATCGTCCATTCAGCTGTATGGCTAATGTTTTTTCTGTTTACCATTGCTGCTTCTTTCATCTTTCTCGGTGCGAGCCTTGTGGGAGCAATAGAGTTGCTTGTATTTGTTGGTGCCATAGTTACACTGTTTGTTTTCACATTGATGCTTACTGGAGGTAAGGAAGTTGAATAA